GGAGCAGGGCGGGGCGGCCGGAGCGGTCAGGCGGGGTCGGGCTCGATGGTCAGCTCGACGCGGTCCGTGTAGGCGCGGACCTCCGCGACCGGGTCGGCGTCCCACGGCAGGTCCGCGACGACGTAGGCCGAGCGGCCGGACGAGTCGTGGAGGGCGCCGAGGCGGGAGCCGCGGGCGAGGGCGACCATGACCGAGGCGCAACGGGCGGGGGCGTCCGGGGTGGTGGCCTCGACGAGGGGCCAGACGGCGTCGTCGACGATCCAGGAGACCGGCTCGCCCTCGTAGCGGACGTCCGTCAGCCGGCCGGGCGTGTGCTCGACGAAGCGCTGGACGGCCCGGCGGGTGGGGGCCGGGTAGTCGGGGCGCACGCCGAGGGCGAGGTCGACGATGGCCGGCTCGATGGGGCGGCCGGTGGCGAGGTGCCACATCATCGTGATGGCGTCGCCGGGGAGCCGGGCGGCGATCTCCATGAGGACCGGCTGGCCGTCGCGCAGCCGGAACTCGGCGTGGGTGATGCCGCTGTCGAAGCGCAGCGCCTTGAGGATCGCGGCGTTGGCGGCGACGAGCGCGTCCGAGTGGGCGAGCGGCAGGTCGGCCGGGCTGGTGTGGCCGATCTCGGTGAAGTAGGGGCTGTCGTCCTCGTTGGTGAGCTTGGCGGTGACGCCGCTCCACAGCAGTTCGCCGCGGTGGACGAGGGCCTCGACGGAGAACTCGGGCCCGGTGACCAGTTCCTCCACGAGGATCGTCTCGTCCGGCTCGTAGGCGGTGAGCGCGGCCCGCAGCTCCTCGTCGTTCTCGACCCGGACGACGCCGGAGCTGAACATCCGGCCGGCCGGCTTGACGACGGCGGGGTACGCGTCGGCGGTCGCGGACTCCCGCTGATGGGGGGCGAAGGCCCGCCAGGCGGGGCCGTGGTCCCGGAGGACGACCCGCTGCATGACCTTGTCGCGGCAGACCCGGGCCGCCCAGGCGCCGGGACCCGGCAGGCCGAGCGCGTCGGAGAGCACCCCGCAGGGGTCGACGAAGACCTCGCCGCTGCAGATCACCCCGCGGATGTCGTAGTCCGCTATCCAGTCCTGCACGGACGCCAGGACCCCGGCGATCACGGCGTCCGGGAACTGGCGGACGGCCCGGATCCGCGACAGCGGGTGGGCCGGGTCCTCGATGTGTCCGGTCAGCTTCGCCAGGTCGGTGGTGGGGCCGACGACGACCAGCGGCGCCAGCCCGCGCTCCGCGATGTCGGTGATCAGGCGGTGCTGGCGGGCGAGGGCCGCCAGGTCGCTCATGACGATCACGGCGGGCGGACGTTGGCTCTGACGGTTCAACGGAGCTCCTCCGGTGGGATGCGGATGCACGGTCGTGGAAGATCCAGCTTGCCCGGCCGCTGCGCGCCCGGTCTGTCGATACGTCAATTCGGGGACCGCTGCGCCGGATTGGCCGGAAATCTGCGCCCGCAGCCGGGGGCGGGACTACTGGCGGTAGGTCGAGAGGAAGCGGCCGATGCGGTTGATCGCGGTCTCCAGGTCGTCGGCGCGGGGCAGCGTGACGAAGCGGAAGTGGTCCGGGCGGTGCCAGTTGAAGCCGGTGCCCTGGACGATGTGGATCTTCTCGCGCAGCAGCAGGTCGAGGACGAGCCGCTCGTCGTCGACGATCTTGTGCACCTCCGGGTCCAGCTTGGCGAAGGCGTACAGGGCGCCCTTGGGCTTGACGCAGCTCACGCCCGGGATCTCGTTCAGCGCCCGCCAGGCGACGTCGCGCTGCTCGGTGAGCCGGCCGTTCGGCAGCGTCAGGTCGTGGATGGACTGGCGGCCGCCGAGCGCGGCCTGGACGGCGTACTGGGCCGGCACATTGGGGCACAGGCGCATGCCGGCCAGCATGGTCAGGCCCTCCAGGTAGTCCGTGGCCCGCCCCTTGGGGCCGGAGACGACCAGCCAGCCGCTGCGGAAGCCGGCCACCCGGTAGGACTTGGAGAGGCCGTTGAAGGTGAGCGTCAGCACGTCGTCGCTCAGCGCGGCGAGGCAGTGGTGCTCGGCGTCGTCGTAGAGGATCTTGTCGTAGATCTCGTCGGCGAGCACCATCAGGCCGTGGCGGCGGGCGAGTTCGAGGATGCCCTCCAGGAGCTCCTTCGAATAGACCGCGCCCGTGGGGTTGTTGGGGTTGATGACGACGATGGCCTTGGTGCGGTCGGTGATCTTCGACGCGATGTCGTCGAGGTCGGGGAACCAGTCCGCCTCCTCGTCGCACAGGTAGTGCACGGGCCGGCCGCCGGCGAACCGCACCACCGCCGTCCACAGGGGGTAGTCGGGCATCGGCACCAGGACCTCGTCGCCGTCGTCGACCAGCGCCTGCACGGCCATCTGGATCAGCTCGGAGGCGCCGTTGCCCAGGTAGACGTCGTCCACGGTCACGCCCGTGACGCCGCGCTGCTGGTAGTACTGCATGACCGCGCGCCGGGCCGGCAGGATGCCCCGGGAATCGCTGTAGCCGTGCGCGTTGGGCAGGTTGCGGATGATGTCCTGGAGGATCTCCTCCGGCACCTCGAAGCCGAACGGCGCCGGATTGCCGGTGTTCAGCCGCAGGACGCTGTGACCCGCCTCCTCCAGGGCGTTGGCCTGGTCGACGACCGGGCCACGGATCTCGTAGCACACGTCCTTCAACTTGCTGGACTGTCGAAACGTCATCTGCGGCCTCCCGACCGTCACTGTCACCGTCATCCGCGCCGCTGTGGCTGCTTCGTTCTACCAAGTACCCACTTGGAAAGTCCAACCTTTTGGCTATGCTGGCCACCATGCCACGCCGAAGCTACGACCAGTACTGCGCCGTCGCCCGAGCCCTGGACGCGGTGGGGGAGCGCTGGAGTCTGCTGATCGTCCGGGAGCTCCTGAACGGCCCGCGGCGGTACACCGACCTCCACGCCGACCTCCCCGGCGTCTCCACCGACATCCTCGCCAGCCGGCTCAAGCAGCTGGAGGGCGAGGAGCTGGTCGAGCGCCGCCGCCTGGAGCGGCCGGCCAACGCGACCGTCTACCAGCTCACCCCGCGCGGGGCCGAACTGCGCCCGGTCGTCCAGGCCCTGGCCGCCTGGGGCCTGGACGCGCTCGGCGACCAGCGGCCCACGGACGCCGTCCGCACCCACTGGTTCACCGAACGCGACCCGGCCGGCGCGGCCGCGTCCGGCACGGCCCGGGAAGGGGACACGGTCGCGACACGCTGACGACACCGGGCGGGAGGCTCAGCCGCCCACCGGCGCGTCAGCGACGGCGCCACGTGCCCGGAGGCTCGGGCGTCCACGGTCGCGGCCATGACGGCGGCGCCTGCCGGGAGGCTCGGGCGTCCACGGTCGCGGCCATGACGGCGGCGCCTGCCGGGAGGCTCGGGCGTCCACGGTCGCGGCCATGACGGCGGCACCTGCCGGGAGGCTCAGGCGTCCACGGTCGCGGCCACCGACTCGCCCAGGATGCCGAGCCCCTCGGACAGTTCCTCGTCGGTGGCGGTGAGCGGCGGCAGCAGCTTCACCACCTCGTCGTCGGAGCCGGAGGTCTCCACCAGCAGACCGCGGGCGAACGCCGCGTCGGCGACCCCCCGGGCCACCTCCGCCTCCCGGAAGGCCAGGCCCCACGCCAGGCCGCGCCCGCGCCGGGCCGACACCTGCGCCGGGTACCGCTGGGCGAGGTCGCCGAGCCGCTCCTCGAAGTGCGCGCCCCGCACCTCGGTCTGCTTCTCCAGGGCGCTGTCCGCCCAGAACTCCCGCAGCGCCGCCGCCGCCGTCACGAAGGCGGGGTTGTTGCCGCGGAACGTGCCGTTGTGCTCGCCCGGCCGCCAGACGTCCAGCTCGGTGCGGAAGAGCGTCAGCGCCATCGGCAGCCCGTACCCGCTCAGGGACTTGGACAGGCAGACGATGTCCGGGGTGATCCCGGCCGCCTCGAAGCTGAAGAACGGCCCGGTCCGCCCGCAGCCCATCTGGATGTCGTCCACGACCAGCAGGATGCCCCGCCGCTCGCACAGCTCCGCCAGGTCCGCCAGCCAGGTGTGCCCGGCCGGGTTGACGCCGCCCTCGCCCTGCACCGTCTCCACGATGACGGCGGCGGGCAGCTCCATTCCGCTGCTGCGGTCGTCGAGCATGCTGTCGAGCAGCTTCAGACCCGACACCTCGCCTCCGGCGAAGCCGTCGTACGGGAGCCGCCAGGTGTGCCCCAGCGGCACCCCGGCCCCGCCGCGCTTGGACGCGTTCCCGGTGACCGCCAGGGAGCCCAGCGACATGCCGTGGAAGGCACCGGTGAAGGCCACCACCGTGTGACGCCCCGTCACCTTCCGGGCCAGCTTCAGCGCGGCCTCCACGCTGTTGGTGCCGGTCGGGCCGGGGAACTGCACCCGGTAGTCGAGCCCCCGCGGACCCAGGACCCGCGCCCCGAACTCGCGGAGGAAGTCCTCCTTCGCCACCGTCAGCATGTCCAGGCTGTGCGCGATCCCGTCCCGCTCCAGGTAGTCGAGCAGCGCCCGCTTCAACACGGGATGGTTGTGACCGTAGTTGAGGGCGCTCGCGCCCGCGAAGAAGTCCAGGTAGACGCGGTCGTCACGGTCGGTGAGCCGGCTGCCGCGGGCCTGGTCGAAGACCACGGGCCAGTTCCGGCTGTAGCTGCGGACCTCGGATTCGAGGCGGGAGGCGTTCATGAGGGGTCTCCTCGGAGAGGGGTGGGAAAGGTACGGAGGGAACGACCGGCCCGCTCAGGCACCGGACAGGAACGGAACGGCGAGCACCGCCACGCCCGCGAGCACGGCCAGCAGCAGCGCCCCGGCGGCCCGCAGCGGCGGCCCGCCGTGACGTACGGCCGCGACGGCGCCCAGCGCGTACCCGACCAGCGCCGCCGCGGCGGGACCGAGCAGCAGCAGGGGCACGCCGCCGTCCCGCGCCCCCGCCCAGGCGAAGGCGCAGCACGCCGCGCCGACGGCCAGGACCAGCCAGGGGGCAGGCGTGCGGCGGGCGGACCCGGCGGGGCGCAGCCGGGCCGCGATCCGGGCCGCGGTGCGGACGTTGGTGAGGACGTACGAGGTCAGGACGGCGGCCGTCGCCACGGCGAGCACCCATCGCGCCGGCGCCGCGACCGGGGCACCGGCACCCCGCCCCTGGACCGCAGCGAGCCCCAGGTAGGCGACCGCCACGCACGCCGCCCCCAGGACCACACCGGCGGCGGTGCGCCGCGGCCCGGCCCCGACCGCCGGGACGGCCGCGGTGACGGACTCCCAGCCGACGCCGGCGAAGAACAGTGCCGCGAGCGCCAGCCACAGGCCGCCCGGCTCCGACAGCCCCGACGGCGCCAGCGCCGTCCCCGGCCCCGGATCGGCCGGCCAGAACCAGACGGCGCACGCCAGCGCCAGCGCCCCGGCGGCCCACGGACGCCACCGGAGCAGCGCCGCCGGGAGCGTCAGCGGGGCCAGCGCCCCCGCCACGCCCACGGCGAGCACGCCGAGGGCGAGCGGCAGCCCGTCCGCCCCCGCCGCCGGCGGCACACCGTCCGCGGCGGTCAGCAGCGCCGTCGCGGCGAACCAGGCGATCGCGGCCTGCCCGGCGGTGAAGGCGACGGCGAAGACGCCGTCCACCGTCCGCTCCGCCCAGGTGCCGAGCAGCGCCCCCGCCGCCCCCGCGAGGGAGACCGGGCCGAGCCGGGCGCGGACCAGTTCCGCCAGCACCAGGGCGACCGAGCCGCCCAGCAGGACGTGCGCCGCCCAGACGAGCGGGCCGGCCCCGCCCGCCAGGGCCGTGACGACCGGCGGCATCACCAGCAGCCCGGCACCCAGGACCCCGCCCGCGACCCGGCCGGCGATCGCCCGCTCGGGCCGCGTCGCCGCCGCCGGGGCGCCGGCCGGCGACCCCTCGCCGGTCGCCGCGTCGAAGGCGTCCGGAGGCTCCGTCACGGGAGGCGCTTCCGGAGGCTCTCCGCGATGACCTTGGCCCGCAGCGACAGCAGGCTGAACGAGCCGGCATCACCGATGCCGTGGCTGGACTCGCACAGGCCGTTGAGGAAGAGCGGCGGCGTCTCGGGCGCCACCGGCCGCACCTCGTAGTCCGGTCCGACGGCCAGATAGCCGTGGGCGTCGAAGGCGAACTCCTCCGCGAGCCCCCGCATCAGCGCCGGGACGCGCTCCTGGTGGGGGGCCGGGCCGAGGTCGCGGAAGCCGGTGGCCAGCACGACGGCGTCGGCCTCGTGCACCTCCGACTCCCCGGTGTTCAGCTCGTCCACGCTCATCCGGACGCCGTCCTCGCCCACCTCCAGGGACCGCACCTGCCGGCTGCCGCTGACGAACACCCGCTGCTCGCCGTCGAGCCGCTGCTCGTAGATCAGCCGGTACAGCTCGCGCAGCACGTCGCCGTCGGCGGACGAGTAGTTCGTCAGCCGCATGAAGCGGTCGATGGCGTCCTTCCGCTCCCGCGAGGCCCCGTAGTAGTAGTCGGTGAAGCCGGGGAAGTACCCCTCCTCGCTGAACGGACTGGTGTCCTTCTCGCGAAGCGTCAGCGACCTTACGAGCGTGGTGACTTCGGCCTTCGGATAGCGCCGGGCGAGGTCCAGCGTCAGCTCCACCGCGCTCTGGCTGCCGCCGACCACGGTCACCCGGCGCGGCACCACCCCCGACTCCTCCAGCTCCCGCAGGGCCGGCAGGTACCGCGTCAGGTGGAAGACGCGCGGCGAGTCGACCGCGTCGAAGGGCTCCGGGACGTACGGGGCGCGACCGGTGCCGACGACCAGGACCCGCGCCTGGAGGGTCTCCCCGGCCGAGGTGGTGACCGTGTAGCGGGGCCGGCCGTCACCGTCCCGGTCGAGCGTGACGCCGGTGACGCGCGTGCCGTAGTCGACGAGCCGGTCGAAGTGACCCGCCGCCCAGGTCACGTACTGCGCGTACTCCTTGCGCAGCGGGAACTCCATCGGGAGGTTGAGGTGGTCGAGCAACCGCCCGTTCTCGAAGAGGTAGTTGATGAAGCTGTAGCGGCTGCGCGGATTGCGCAGCGACACCAGGTCGCGCACGGGGTGGTTCTGGATGTCCGAGCCGTCGAGCATCATCGCGCTCTGCCAGGACGGCCCCGGGCGGGCCTCCAGGAAACGGACGTCCAGGTCGTGCCCCTCTTCTTCCAGGGCGATGGCCAGGGCCAGGTTGGCCGGACCGAAGCCGATGCCGAGCACGTCGTGGCAGCGGATCACTGTTCCCCCTTGACGAAAACGGATAGGAGTCGTGCAGCCGGAGCCCGCCCGCGGCGGGCACCGGGTCGGACACCGAGCAGGGCGCCGGGTCAGGCGTCGGACAGGACCGCGTCCGCGATGCGGCGGCCGGCCTCCGGCGCCGTCTTGACGCCGCCGCCGTTCCAGCCCCGCACCGCCCAGACACGCGGTACGCCGGTCCCCGTGAGCAGCCCGGACGCCGGACCGCCGCCGTCCGGCTCGCCGTAGGCGTCGGCGGCGCGGATCGTGTCGAGGTACGGCGCCGACGCGAGCCACGGGAAGTGGGCGGTGAGCGCGGCGACGGTCGCCCGCGCGTGCCCGGGGTCCGGCGGCGCGCCGACCGGCGCGTCCCAGACCAGGTGCGGCATGCCGATCAGCGTCCGGTCGGCGCCGACCGGCTTGGCGTACAGGCCGGTCCTGAGGTCGACGAAGGTCGCGTGGTCCGGCACGGCCGGGCCGCGCCCGACCACGCTGACCTGGATCGACCGCGAGCGGACCGGAGCGGCGGGCCGGAGCCCGGGCGCCGGGTCGGCCGCCCACGGCCCGACCGCCGACACGACGGCCCCGGCCAGCACCGTGCCCGCGCCGGTGACCACCGCCGGGCGTCCGCCGCGCGTCTCCACCGCCCGCACGGGCACCCCGCAGCGGACGACGGCGCCGTCCGCGCGCGCCTGCTCCAGCCAGTCCGCCGTGACCTCCGCCGGGGCGACCCAGCCGGCCTCGGGCTCGACCAGCGCGATCCCGCCGGCCAGCCCGACGCCCGCCGCGTCCGCGGGACCCGCCACCACGTGCGCCGAGGTGCCGAGGGCCGCGTTGATCCGCTCCGCGGCCGCCCGCAGGACGGCCTCCCGGGCGGGGTCGGCGACGGTCACCGCGCCGACCGCGCGCAGGGGCGCCCGCCCCGACGCCCAGAGCGCCGGGTCCCGGTAGGCGGCCAGGCCGGCCAGGGCCAGCGGGGCGATCGCCGGATCGGGGTCGTAGGCGCGGACCATGCCGCCGGAGGAGCCGGTCGCCCCGGCGGCGCCCGGGCGGGGCGCCTGCTCCAGGACGACGACGGCCGCGCCCCGGCGGGCCAGGTGGTGCGCGACGGCGGCGCCGGTGATCCCGGCGCCCACCACCACGACGTCCGCCGCGGCGGGAAGCTCCCCGCCGCCCGCGGGACCGGTCGGGTCGGCGTCGCTCACGAGCGCCCGCTCGCGGGCGCGGGCGCCGCGCACCGGGTGCCGGAGGGCAGGAAGGACCAGTCGGCCTCGCGGACCGGCTCGCCCGGCAGGCCCAGCCACGCCCAGACCCGCTCGGCGAGCCCCGGCGTGACCGGCCACGCCAGCGCGGCGAACACCTTGGCCGCCAGGTATTCGAGCGCCAGACTGGTCCGGGCCTCCTCCGCGAGCGACGGCACCTGGCGGGCCACCCGCTCCGTCGCCCGGAACTCGGCGCACCGCTTCACGAAGGACTCCAGCAGCTCGACGTATCCCCGCGCGCTGAACGCCTCCGGCAGGACCAGACCGTCGAGTTGACGGGTCACCAGGTTCAGGTACCGGTAGAACTCGCGGTGCGCGTCCGTCCAGGCGCCCGTCCCCGGCACCACGCCGTCGCCCGGGCCGCCCAGCTCCGCGAAGCCGTCGAGCCACGCGTGCGCCGCGAGGTACAGCGGGTCCTCGGTCAGCCGGCCGGCGCGCTCCTCGGTGATCCGGGTGACCCGGCCCTCCGGGGCGTCCCGCAGCAGCGCGAGCCGTACCGCGTCCGCCCCCGACGCGTCGAGGGCGTCGTCGGCCCACACGGCGTGACCGCGGCTGGTGGAGAACTTCTCGTCGCCCAGGTGCAGGAACTGGTTGGTGACGAACGCGGCCGGCAGGTGCTCGCCCAGCCCGGCGGCGAAGGCCAGCACCGGCAGCAGCACCGCGTAGTAGAAGCTGTTGTCGTAGCCGAGGAAGAGCGCGATCCGGGCCGGTCCGCCCTCCTCGGCCTCGGCCTTCGCCGCGTCCAGGAAGGTGAGGGCGAGGTCCGCCCAGGCGTCGAGCGCCCGGCCCTCGCCGAGGTCGACGCCCCACCCGGTGGTCCGGGCGAGCCGGTACGGCGGCAGCCCCTCGTCGAGCAGCCGCTCGACCAGGATCCGCAGGTCGGGGGCGGTGGCCGTGACCCGCAGATACTCCCGCAGCTCGTCCGCGTACGCGTTCAGGTCGAGCCAGAGCGCCCGCTCCGGGCGGGTGACGGCCGCCGTGCCGCAGATCCGGCACTGGACGCCGGTCAGCTCCCGGGCCTCGTTGGGCCGCCCGCACGCCTCGCAGATCTCCCCGTCGCTGGCGGCCGCGCAGTGCGCGCACGCCCCGCGGGCGAACGCCTGGTGGAGGGAGAGGTCGCAGCTCGGGCAGTACGCGGTCTCCCGCTCCTCCTCCCGTACCGCGGGCGACGCGGCGACCCGGTCGAGCAGCGCCCGGATCCGGTCGGCGTGGCCCGGGTCCCCGGCGGGCCGGGTGAGCCGGTCGACGCCGACGCCTGCCGCGCGCAGCGTCGCCACGATGCCGTCGCCCTCGGCCGTGGCCACGGCCTCCGGGGTCGTCCCGTTCAGCCGGGCGGCGGCGGCCACGTACGACTGGTGGTCGTCGGTGCCGGTGACGTACCGCGCGTCGCGGCCGGTGCTGCGCAGCGCGCGCACCAGCAGGTCGGCGCGGACGTACGGGCCGGCGAGGTGGCCCAGGTGGAGGCCGCCGTTGGGGGTGGGCGGCGGGCAGAACACCAGGGTGCGGTCGGCGAGCCGGTCCCGCGGGGGAGCCTTGTCGAGGACGGCGACGGCGCTCGGGATGTGCTCCCAGTACACCGAGACGATGTCGAACGGCTCGTCGTGGTCGTTGCGGATCTCGTGGAAGCCGAACGGCGACAGGTAGCAGACGCTCCCGGGCCCCAGCTCGCGCTCCTCGTCGCCGAGCACGACGACCGCCCTTCCGGCCAGGACGATGAACATCTCGCCGTCCTGGTGGGCGTGGCGCTTCGAGGCGGT
The Streptomyces roseofulvus genome window above contains:
- a CDS encoding amino acid:polyamine antiporter; protein product: MTEPPDAFDAATGEGSPAGAPAAATRPERAIAGRVAGGVLGAGLLVMPPVVTALAGGAGPLVWAAHVLLGGSVALVLAELVRARLGPVSLAGAAGALLGTWAERTVDGVFAVAFTAGQAAIAWFAATALLTAADGVPPAAGADGLPLALGVLAVGVAGALAPLTLPAALLRWRPWAAGALALACAVWFWPADPGPGTALAPSGLSEPGGLWLALAALFFAGVGWESVTAAVPAVGAGPRRTAAGVVLGAACVAVAYLGLAAVQGRGAGAPVAAPARWVLAVATAAVLTSYVLTNVRTAARIAARLRPAGSARRTPAPWLVLAVGAACCAFAWAGARDGGVPLLLLGPAAAALVGYALGAVAAVRHGGPPLRAAGALLLAVLAGVAVLAVPFLSGA
- a CDS encoding class I tRNA ligase family protein; the encoded protein is MITRAFDRSAMSWSYEMHLQPMLSATDIEGLPFGSVFGSVPAHTASKRHAHQDGEMFIVLAGRAVVVLGDEERELGPGSVCYLSPFGFHEIRNDHDEPFDIVSVYWEHIPSAVAVLDKAPPRDRLADRTLVFCPPPTPNGGLHLGHLAGPYVRADLLVRALRSTGRDARYVTGTDDHQSYVAAAARLNGTTPEAVATAEGDGIVATLRAAGVGVDRLTRPAGDPGHADRIRALLDRVAASPAVREEERETAYCPSCDLSLHQAFARGACAHCAAASDGEICEACGRPNEARELTGVQCRICGTAAVTRPERALWLDLNAYADELREYLRVTATAPDLRILVERLLDEGLPPYRLARTTGWGVDLGEGRALDAWADLALTFLDAAKAEAEEGGPARIALFLGYDNSFYYAVLLPVLAFAAGLGEHLPAAFVTNQFLHLGDEKFSTSRGHAVWADDALDASGADAVRLALLRDAPEGRVTRITEERAGRLTEDPLYLAAHAWLDGFAELGGPGDGVVPGTGAWTDAHREFYRYLNLVTRQLDGLVLPEAFSARGYVELLESFVKRCAEFRATERVARQVPSLAEEARTSLALEYLAAKVFAALAWPVTPGLAERVWAWLGLPGEPVREADWSFLPSGTRCAAPAPASGRS
- a CDS encoding FAD-dependent oxidoreductase codes for the protein MSDADPTGPAGGGELPAAADVVVVGAGITGAAVAHHLARRGAAVVVLEQAPRPGAAGATGSSGGMVRAYDPDPAIAPLALAGLAAYRDPALWASGRAPLRAVGAVTVADPAREAVLRAAAERINAALGTSAHVVAGPADAAGVGLAGGIALVEPEAGWVAPAEVTADWLEQARADGAVVRCGVPVRAVETRGGRPAVVTGAGTVLAGAVVSAVGPWAADPAPGLRPAAPVRSRSIQVSVVGRGPAVPDHATFVDLRTGLYAKPVGADRTLIGMPHLVWDAPVGAPPDPGHARATVAALTAHFPWLASAPYLDTIRAADAYGEPDGGGPASGLLTGTGVPRVWAVRGWNGGGVKTAPEAGRRIADAVLSDA
- a CDS encoding lysine N(6)-hydroxylase/L-ornithine N(5)-oxygenase family protein, with translation MIRCHDVLGIGFGPANLALAIALEEEGHDLDVRFLEARPGPSWQSAMMLDGSDIQNHPVRDLVSLRNPRSRYSFINYLFENGRLLDHLNLPMEFPLRKEYAQYVTWAAGHFDRLVDYGTRVTGVTLDRDGDGRPRYTVTTSAGETLQARVLVVGTGRAPYVPEPFDAVDSPRVFHLTRYLPALRELEESGVVPRRVTVVGGSQSAVELTLDLARRYPKAEVTTLVRSLTLREKDTSPFSEEGYFPGFTDYYYGASRERKDAIDRFMRLTNYSSADGDVLRELYRLIYEQRLDGEQRVFVSGSRQVRSLEVGEDGVRMSVDELNTGESEVHEADAVVLATGFRDLGPAPHQERVPALMRGLAEEFAFDAHGYLAVGPDYEVRPVAPETPPLFLNGLCESSHGIGDAGSFSLLSLRAKVIAESLRKRLP
- a CDS encoding pyridoxal phosphate-dependent aminotransferase, producing MTFRQSSKLKDVCYEIRGPVVDQANALEEAGHSVLRLNTGNPAPFGFEVPEEILQDIIRNLPNAHGYSDSRGILPARRAVMQYYQQRGVTGVTVDDVYLGNGASELIQMAVQALVDDGDEVLVPMPDYPLWTAVVRFAGGRPVHYLCDEEADWFPDLDDIASKITDRTKAIVVINPNNPTGAVYSKELLEGILELARRHGLMVLADEIYDKILYDDAEHHCLAALSDDVLTLTFNGLSKSYRVAGFRSGWLVVSGPKGRATDYLEGLTMLAGMRLCPNVPAQYAVQAALGGRQSIHDLTLPNGRLTEQRDVAWRALNEIPGVSCVKPKGALYAFAKLDPEVHKIVDDERLVLDLLLREKIHIVQGTGFNWHRPDHFRFVTLPRADDLETAINRIGRFLSTYRQ
- the ectB gene encoding diaminobutyrate--2-oxoglutarate transaminase, whose translation is MNASRLESEVRSYSRNWPVVFDQARGSRLTDRDDRVYLDFFAGASALNYGHNHPVLKRALLDYLERDGIAHSLDMLTVAKEDFLREFGARVLGPRGLDYRVQFPGPTGTNSVEAALKLARKVTGRHTVVAFTGAFHGMSLGSLAVTGNASKRGGAGVPLGHTWRLPYDGFAGGEVSGLKLLDSMLDDRSSGMELPAAVIVETVQGEGGVNPAGHTWLADLAELCERRGILLVVDDIQMGCGRTGPFFSFEAAGITPDIVCLSKSLSGYGLPMALTLFRTELDVWRPGEHNGTFRGNNPAFVTAAAALREFWADSALEKQTEVRGAHFEERLGDLAQRYPAQVSARRGRGLAWGLAFREAEVARGVADAAFARGLLVETSGSDDEVVKLLPPLTATDEELSEGLGILGESVAATVDA
- a CDS encoding ATP-grasp domain-containing protein, whose protein sequence is MNRQSQRPPAVIVMSDLAALARQHRLITDIAERGLAPLVVVGPTTDLAKLTGHIEDPAHPLSRIRAVRQFPDAVIAGVLASVQDWIADYDIRGVICSGEVFVDPCGVLSDALGLPGPGAWAARVCRDKVMQRVVLRDHGPAWRAFAPHQRESATADAYPAVVKPAGRMFSSGVVRVENDEELRAALTAYEPDETILVEELVTGPEFSVEALVHRGELLWSGVTAKLTNEDDSPYFTEIGHTSPADLPLAHSDALVAANAAILKALRFDSGITHAEFRLRDGQPVLMEIAARLPGDAITMMWHLATGRPIEPAIVDLALGVRPDYPAPTRRAVQRFVEHTPGRLTDVRYEGEPVSWIVDDAVWPLVEATTPDAPARCASVMVALARGSRLGALHDSSGRSAYVVADLPWDADPVAEVRAYTDRVELTIEPDPA